From Variovorax sp. J2L1-78, the proteins below share one genomic window:
- a CDS encoding PhoX family protein → MASEDLALDRRGFLQAGVAATVALMGVGCAVPGRNDPVLMGFGAVPPTLHDGITLPPEYRAQVLYPWGTPTGIAGAMPAFAPDASNSAADQAVQAGMHHDGMHFFPLGNDGTRGLLVMNHEYTDERLLHTNGVERWTAEKVRKSLHAMGVSVIEIERTADGWRQVLPSPYARRIHGATPMRIAGPAAGSPWLRTAADPAGTQVLGTFANCAMGVTPWGTYLSCEENFHGYFGGPADAAARMTTAQRRYGTVPGAQWVEYWRFDERFDLSKQPNEAHRFGWVVEIDPFDPGSTPVKRTALGRKRQESATCTLTKDGRVAVYMGDDAAFEYIYKFVSREKVRPGQDAAARAANRTLLDDGTLHVVRFDADGRGRWLELVHGRGGLDAAHGFAGPDEVLLHARLAADVVGGTKMDRPEWIAVHPRTGEVYVTLTNNSQRGTAGKPATDAANPRGPNLFGGILRWREDGGDAASNGFAWDHFVQAGDPALPDIGARYPRADDDAFGSPDGLHFDSGGLLWIQTDMSGQAIGTGAHAALGNNQLLCADPASGRIRRFLVGPNGCEITGCVVTPDRRTLFVNVQHPGERRDDGTGALNSAWPDGTLPASTRPRSATVVVQRRDGGIIGT, encoded by the coding sequence ATGGCGTCTGAAGACCTCGCGCTCGACCGCCGCGGCTTTCTGCAGGCGGGAGTCGCTGCCACGGTCGCGCTGATGGGCGTGGGCTGCGCCGTGCCGGGCCGCAACGACCCCGTGCTGATGGGCTTCGGCGCCGTGCCGCCCACGCTGCACGACGGCATCACGCTGCCGCCCGAATACCGTGCGCAGGTGCTGTACCCCTGGGGCACACCGACCGGCATCGCCGGCGCCATGCCGGCCTTCGCGCCCGACGCCAGCAACAGCGCCGCCGACCAGGCGGTGCAGGCCGGCATGCACCACGACGGCATGCACTTCTTTCCGCTCGGCAACGACGGCACACGCGGCCTGCTGGTGATGAACCACGAGTACACCGACGAGCGCCTGCTGCACACCAACGGCGTCGAACGCTGGACGGCCGAGAAGGTCCGCAAGTCGCTGCATGCGATGGGCGTCTCGGTGATCGAGATCGAGCGCACGGCCGACGGCTGGCGGCAGGTCCTGCCGTCACCTTATGCACGACGCATCCATGGTGCCACGCCGATGCGCATCGCCGGGCCGGCCGCCGGCTCGCCCTGGTTGCGCACCGCCGCCGACCCGGCGGGCACGCAGGTGCTCGGCACCTTCGCCAACTGCGCGATGGGCGTCACGCCCTGGGGCACCTACCTCAGCTGCGAGGAGAACTTCCACGGTTACTTCGGCGGCCCGGCGGATGCGGCCGCACGCATGACGACGGCGCAGCGCCGCTACGGCACGGTGCCGGGCGCGCAGTGGGTCGAGTACTGGCGCTTCGACGAACGCTTCGACCTGTCGAAGCAGCCGAACGAAGCGCACCGCTTCGGCTGGGTCGTCGAGATCGACCCCTTCGACCCGGGCAGCACGCCGGTCAAGCGCACCGCGCTCGGCCGCAAGCGCCAGGAGAGCGCGACCTGCACGCTGACGAAGGACGGCCGCGTCGCGGTCTACATGGGCGACGACGCGGCCTTCGAGTACATCTACAAGTTCGTCAGCCGCGAGAAGGTCCGCCCTGGGCAGGACGCCGCGGCGCGCGCCGCGAACCGCACGCTGCTCGACGACGGCACGCTCCATGTCGTGCGCTTCGATGCCGATGGCCGCGGCCGCTGGCTCGAACTCGTGCACGGCCGCGGCGGGCTCGATGCGGCACACGGCTTCGCCGGCCCCGACGAGGTGCTGCTGCACGCCCGGCTCGCGGCCGATGTCGTCGGCGGCACGAAGATGGACCGCCCCGAATGGATCGCGGTGCACCCGCGCACCGGCGAGGTCTACGTCACGCTCACCAACAACAGCCAGCGCGGCACCGCGGGCAAGCCTGCGACCGACGCCGCCAACCCGCGCGGCCCCAACCTCTTCGGCGGCATCCTGCGCTGGCGCGAGGACGGCGGCGACGCGGCCAGCAACGGCTTCGCGTGGGATCACTTCGTGCAGGCCGGCGACCCGGCCCTGCCCGACATCGGCGCGCGCTACCCGCGGGCCGACGACGACGCCTTCGGCTCGCCCGATGGCTTGCATTTCGACAGCGGCGGGCTGCTGTGGATCCAGACCGACATGAGCGGCCAGGCCATCGGCACCGGCGCCCATGCCGCCCTGGGCAACAACCAGCTGCTGTGCGCCGACCCGGCGAGCGGACGCATCCGCCGCTTCCTGGTCGGGCCGAACGGCTGCGAGATCACCGGCTGCGTCGTGACGCCCGACCGCCGCACGCTGTTCGTCAACGTGCAGCACCCGGGCGAGCGTCGCGACGACGGCACCGGCGCCCTCAACAGCGCCTGGCCCGACGGCACGCTGCCCGCCAGCACGCGCCCGCGCTCGGCCACCGTGGTCGTTCAGCGGCGCGACGGCGGCATCATCGGCACCTGA
- a CDS encoding esterase-like activity of phytase family protein — MTQQQSISGRPLLASIAAALLVAACGGGDGGGTATAGSGGDPGTAPVAKTVNGVFLDAAVEGLDYVAGNGAKAQTGAKGDFVCEEGQTVQFSIGALVLGSATCGATVTPLTLTAGTDVKADAVVNRLLALQSFDEDRDPANGIRLTAELRAALKAGALDFSASAASFDTALNGLLAALPATYANRTVDEGRRALALEHFQNTLAAQLNTVIQESATQTNALGTLALKVSRYQLQADAKYYVPYEGDNAKTRADFPNGFLPAYGSGLAFKGTAADGALEFYAITDRGPNGDGPNAPVPGAAAGTLNISKVFPAPSFAPSFGVVRVGANGAVLQSSTPLRLNADKKLTGLPPQTGVGATGETPLTDKYVFDATKANFDANGLDPETMVLDKARKVLWTSDEYGPFVARIAIDTGIVEKRYGPGNGAADLPMVLALRRPNRGMEGLALDVASGKLHGYLQSPIDPRDSVGKSIQAKPPGGKNTDVRHIAKFARWLEFDPTTETSKLYAYPIDGSLYDKDRTGNAKLGDLVSLGNGRFIVIEQGARKSDGKVMNKLFLVEVPADATNIAAMDQNLEISSITQAASNGVDYAGVVTLRKTELLDLNALGWLAEKAEGLALVDDHTLALVNDNDFGVSTILLDANGKTVAGSMEDCTVDAAGAIVSGCPAGVVGARIARGSDLERPTRFWMLRFDTALSALRVPAAR; from the coding sequence ATGACACAACAACAATCGATCTCGGGACGGCCTCTGCTGGCGTCCATCGCCGCGGCCCTTCTCGTCGCGGCCTGCGGTGGTGGAGATGGCGGAGGAACCGCCACTGCGGGCAGCGGTGGCGACCCCGGCACAGCGCCCGTCGCGAAGACCGTCAACGGCGTCTTCCTCGATGCCGCCGTCGAGGGACTGGACTACGTGGCTGGCAACGGCGCAAAGGCCCAGACCGGCGCGAAGGGCGACTTCGTCTGCGAAGAGGGCCAGACCGTGCAGTTCAGCATCGGCGCGCTGGTGCTCGGCAGTGCGACCTGCGGCGCCACCGTGACGCCGCTGACCCTCACCGCCGGCACCGACGTGAAGGCCGATGCCGTGGTCAACCGGCTGCTCGCATTGCAGAGCTTCGACGAGGACCGCGACCCGGCGAACGGCATCCGCCTGACGGCGGAACTTCGCGCCGCGCTGAAAGCCGGTGCGCTGGACTTCTCGGCGTCTGCCGCGTCGTTCGACACCGCCCTCAACGGCCTGCTCGCCGCCTTGCCGGCGACCTACGCCAACCGCACCGTGGATGAAGGCCGCCGCGCCCTGGCACTCGAACACTTCCAGAACACGCTGGCCGCGCAGCTCAATACGGTCATCCAGGAATCGGCCACGCAGACCAACGCGCTCGGCACGCTGGCGCTGAAAGTCTCGCGTTACCAACTGCAGGCCGACGCCAAGTACTACGTCCCGTACGAAGGTGACAACGCCAAGACGCGCGCCGACTTCCCGAACGGATTCCTGCCGGCCTACGGTTCCGGCCTGGCCTTCAAGGGCACGGCGGCCGACGGCGCGCTGGAGTTCTACGCCATCACCGACCGCGGTCCGAACGGCGACGGCCCGAACGCACCGGTGCCGGGTGCGGCGGCCGGCACGCTCAACATCAGCAAGGTGTTCCCGGCGCCGTCCTTTGCGCCAAGCTTTGGCGTGGTGCGGGTGGGTGCGAACGGCGCGGTGCTGCAGTCGAGCACGCCGCTGCGCCTGAACGCCGACAAGAAACTCACGGGCCTGCCGCCGCAGACCGGCGTCGGCGCGACCGGCGAGACGCCGTTGACCGACAAGTACGTCTTCGACGCCACCAAGGCCAACTTCGATGCCAACGGCCTCGACCCCGAGACGATGGTGCTCGACAAGGCGCGCAAGGTGCTGTGGACCAGCGACGAGTACGGCCCCTTCGTGGCGCGCATTGCCATCGACACGGGCATCGTCGAGAAGCGCTATGGCCCCGGCAACGGCGCGGCCGACCTGCCGATGGTGCTGGCGCTGCGCCGGCCGAACCGCGGCATGGAAGGCCTGGCGCTCGATGTGGCCAGCGGCAAGCTGCACGGCTACCTGCAGAGCCCGATCGATCCGCGCGACAGTGTGGGCAAGTCGATCCAGGCGAAGCCACCGGGCGGCAAGAACACCGACGTGCGCCACATTGCGAAGTTCGCGCGCTGGCTCGAGTTCGACCCGACGACGGAGACCTCGAAGCTCTACGCCTACCCGATCGATGGCAGCCTGTACGACAAGGACCGCACCGGCAACGCCAAGCTCGGCGACCTGGTGAGCCTGGGCAACGGCCGCTTCATCGTGATCGAGCAGGGCGCGCGCAAGAGTGACGGCAAGGTCATGAACAAGCTGTTCCTGGTCGAGGTGCCCGCCGATGCGACCAACATCGCCGCCATGGACCAGAACCTGGAGATCAGCAGCATCACGCAGGCCGCCTCAAACGGCGTCGACTATGCGGGCGTCGTCACGCTGCGCAAGACCGAACTGCTGGACCTCAACGCGCTCGGCTGGCTGGCCGAGAAGGCCGAAGGCCTCGCGCTGGTCGACGACCACACGCTCGCGCTGGTCAACGACAACGACTTCGGCGTGAGCACCATCCTGCTCGACGCCAACGGCAAGACCGTGGCGGGCAGCATGGAAGACTGCACGGTCGATGCGGCCGGTGCCATCGTCTCGGGCTGCCCGGCCGGCGTGGTCGGCGCGCGCATCGCACGCGGGAGCGACCTCGAGCGGCCGACGCGCTTCTGGATGCTTCGCTTCGACACGGCCTTGTCGGCGCTGCGCGTGCCCGCCGCGCGTTGA
- the fusA gene encoding elongation factor G, whose protein sequence is MPSRSNGLTAEMEAVRTLALVGAAAAGKSSLAEALLYKAGAIGACGSIERGSTVSDHDPLERRMQHSLNASVMHLTHAGTRIHFIDTPGGADFLGQSLPALEAVETAAVVVNAATGIEPMTVRMMAYAASRHLARVIIVNKIDSQGVSLAGLLADIQATFGRECLPLNLPDGVGRQVVDCFFNRFGQSDFGPVEVAHRALVEQVVEVDAAFVDRYLEEGDVDPAELHAPLEQALREGHLIPVCFVSSRSGAGVAELLDVIVKLLPDPTEANPPDFIVGEGAEAKPMQASPDPALHVLAHVFKVTIDPYVGKMGIFRVHQGTLTRDSQLYIGDGRKPFKVGHLFMLQGKDHVEVSHAVPGDIVAVAKVEEIHFDAVLHDAAEDSHVHLAPLAFPVPVYGLAVEPKRHGDEQRAWEILGKLTAEDPCLRIEHVAATNETVLYGLGELHLRIVLDRLREVYRFEVQTRPPRIAYRESVTVPAEGHHRHKKQTGGAGQFGEVFLRIEPLARGAGFEFADEVRGGAIPGQFIPAVEKGVREVLMCGAIAGYPVVDVRVVVHDGKHHSVDSKDIAFATAGRKAFMAAIREARPVVLEPIVQIEMDVPEYSVGDVTSDLSSRRGLVTGTSALGGGTVTVGGQVPMAELANYQSRLNAMTSGQGRYTIALSHYEAVPPTVQQTLVGQYRVREDE, encoded by the coding sequence ATGCCAAGCCGATCGAACGGCCTCACGGCCGAAATGGAAGCAGTGCGAACGCTGGCGCTCGTCGGCGCCGCGGCCGCCGGCAAGAGCTCCCTCGCCGAGGCCTTGCTGTACAAGGCGGGCGCCATCGGGGCCTGCGGCAGCATCGAGCGCGGCAGCACCGTCAGCGACCACGACCCGCTCGAGCGCCGCATGCAGCACTCGCTCAACGCATCGGTGATGCACCTCACGCATGCCGGCACGCGCATCCACTTCATCGACACGCCCGGCGGCGCCGACTTTCTCGGCCAGAGCCTGCCGGCGCTGGAGGCGGTCGAGACGGCGGCGGTGGTCGTCAATGCCGCCACCGGCATCGAGCCGATGACGGTGCGCATGATGGCGTACGCGGCCTCGCGCCACCTCGCCCGCGTGATCATCGTCAACAAGATCGACTCGCAGGGCGTCTCGCTGGCGGGACTGCTGGCCGACATCCAGGCCACCTTCGGCCGCGAATGCCTGCCGCTGAACCTGCCCGACGGGGTCGGCAGGCAGGTGGTGGACTGCTTCTTCAACCGCTTCGGGCAGTCCGACTTCGGCCCCGTCGAAGTGGCGCACCGCGCGCTGGTGGAGCAGGTGGTGGAGGTCGACGCGGCCTTCGTCGACCGCTACCTCGAGGAGGGCGACGTGGACCCGGCCGAGCTGCACGCACCGCTCGAGCAGGCGCTGCGCGAAGGCCACCTGATCCCCGTGTGCTTCGTCTCGTCGCGCAGCGGCGCCGGCGTGGCCGAGCTGCTGGACGTGATCGTCAAGCTCCTGCCCGACCCGACCGAGGCCAACCCGCCGGACTTCATCGTCGGCGAGGGCGCGGAGGCCAAGCCCATGCAGGCCTCGCCCGACCCGGCGCTGCACGTGCTGGCGCACGTGTTCAAGGTCACGATCGACCCTTATGTCGGCAAGATGGGCATCTTCCGCGTACACCAGGGCACGCTCACGCGCGACAGCCAGCTCTACATCGGCGACGGCCGCAAGCCTTTCAAGGTGGGGCACCTGTTCATGCTCCAGGGCAAGGACCATGTGGAGGTGTCGCACGCGGTACCCGGCGACATCGTGGCGGTGGCCAAGGTGGAGGAGATCCATTTCGACGCCGTGCTGCACGACGCGGCGGAAGACAGCCATGTCCATCTAGCGCCGCTGGCGTTCCCGGTGCCGGTGTATGGCCTGGCCGTGGAGCCCAAGCGCCATGGCGACGAGCAGCGCGCCTGGGAGATCCTCGGCAAGCTCACCGCCGAGGATCCGTGCCTGCGCATCGAGCACGTGGCCGCGACCAACGAAACGGTCCTCTACGGGCTTGGCGAGCTTCACCTGCGCATCGTGCTCGACCGCCTGCGCGAGGTGTACCGCTTCGAGGTCCAGACGCGGCCGCCGCGCATTGCCTACCGCGAGAGCGTGACCGTGCCGGCCGAAGGCCACCACCGGCACAAGAAACAGACCGGCGGCGCCGGCCAGTTCGGCGAGGTCTTCCTGCGCATCGAGCCGCTGGCGCGCGGCGCGGGCTTCGAGTTTGCCGACGAGGTCAGGGGCGGCGCGATCCCGGGCCAGTTCATCCCCGCGGTCGAGAAGGGCGTGCGCGAGGTGCTGATGTGCGGCGCAATCGCCGGCTACCCTGTGGTCGACGTGCGCGTCGTGGTGCACGACGGCAAGCACCACAGCGTCGACAGCAAGGACATCGCCTTCGCGACCGCCGGCCGCAAGGCCTTCATGGCCGCGATCCGCGAGGCCCGGCCGGTCGTGCTCGAGCCGATCGTCCAGATTGAGATGGACGTGCCGGAGTATTCCGTCGGCGATGTCACGAGCGACCTGTCGTCGCGGCGCGGCCTGGTCACCGGCACGTCGGCCCTCGGGGGCGGCACCGTGACCGTCGGCGGGCAGGTGCCCATGGCCGAGCTGGCCAACTACCAGTCGCGGCTCAATGCGATGACCAGCGGCCAGGGCCGCTACACCATCGCGTTGTCGCACTACGAAGCGGTGCCGCCGACCGTTCAGCAGACGCTGGTGGGCCAGTACCGGGTGCGCGAAGACGAGTAG
- a CDS encoding DUF488 domain-containing protein, protein MAIRIVRLGSPRAPGEGLRIGTVRRPPRGVPKTEFAAQDWYDVWYPNLAPSAETMKLGQAAETPAQWAAFTRLYQREMAEPDASRNLDLLAALSHHGAMAVGCYCEDAARCHRSLLRELLVQRGAEVID, encoded by the coding sequence ATGGCCATCCGCATCGTCCGCCTCGGCAGTCCACGCGCGCCCGGCGAGGGCCTGCGCATCGGCACCGTGCGGCGCCCGCCGCGCGGCGTGCCCAAGACCGAGTTCGCCGCCCAGGACTGGTACGACGTGTGGTACCCCAACCTCGCGCCCTCGGCCGAGACGATGAAGCTCGGCCAAGCCGCCGAAACGCCTGCGCAGTGGGCCGCCTTCACGCGCCTCTACCAGCGCGAGATGGCCGAGCCCGATGCCAGCCGCAACCTCGACCTGCTGGCCGCGCTGTCGCACCACGGCGCGATGGCGGTCGGCTGCTATTGCGAAGACGCCGCCCGCTGCCACCGCTCGCTGCTGCGCGAGCTGCTGGTGCAGCGCGGCGCTGAGGTCATCGACTGA
- a CDS encoding DUF4256 domain-containing protein, which translates to MKAEQREVFIGTLKLRFEQHTHRHPGVDWADVHVRLQGSPQKLKSLHVMETTGGEPDVTGAADDGGTYLFCDCAVESPQGRRSLCFDAEALHSRKQNKPTGSAIDVAAVMGISLLTEAQYRALQQFGEFDLKTSSWVATPPEVRKLGGALFCDRRYGKVFVYHNGAESYYAARGFRGSISV; encoded by the coding sequence ATGAAGGCAGAACAACGCGAAGTGTTCATCGGTACTTTGAAACTGCGCTTCGAACAACACACGCACCGACACCCAGGCGTCGACTGGGCCGATGTTCATGTGCGCTTGCAAGGCAGCCCGCAGAAGCTGAAGTCGCTCCATGTGATGGAGACGACAGGAGGAGAACCGGATGTCACCGGGGCAGCGGACGATGGCGGCACCTACCTCTTCTGCGATTGCGCGGTCGAAAGTCCGCAGGGGCGCAGGAGCCTTTGCTTCGACGCAGAAGCTCTGCATTCCCGGAAACAGAACAAGCCGACAGGCAGCGCGATCGACGTGGCTGCCGTCATGGGCATCTCGCTGCTGACGGAGGCGCAATATCGCGCCCTTCAGCAGTTCGGTGAGTTCGACTTGAAGACATCCAGCTGGGTGGCAACGCCGCCTGAGGTCCGAAAGCTGGGCGGCGCCCTGTTTTGCGACAGACGGTACGGCAAGGTTTTCGTGTATCACAACGGCGCTGAGTCGTACTACGCCGCGCGAGGCTTCAGAGGCTCGATCAGTGTCTGA
- a CDS encoding DUF1294 domain-containing protein → MKRQGQLVRWESTRGFGFIRSPDISADVFVHLRDFVDRGVAPQVGMALRFEEIHVGGKGPRAVAVEAIGATSRRPGSSPPRTMPATARRQRPAAPESGRRRDAAPSSSSVLPFVVLAAGYAALVGYGIWVSRIPAIAVGGLLLLSLLTFFVYGFDKHAAETGRWRTQESTLHLLALIGGWPGAWCAQRLFRHKVRKASFMTVYWATALAHIAAVAAWVGRFLPTALMAL, encoded by the coding sequence ATGAAGCGCCAAGGCCAACTCGTCCGATGGGAAAGCACGCGAGGCTTCGGCTTCATCCGCTCGCCCGACATCTCCGCCGATGTGTTCGTGCACCTGCGCGATTTCGTCGACCGCGGCGTGGCGCCGCAGGTCGGCATGGCGCTGCGCTTCGAGGAGATCCATGTGGGCGGCAAGGGGCCGCGCGCGGTGGCGGTCGAGGCGATCGGGGCCACATCCCGCCGCCCGGGCAGCAGCCCGCCGCGAACGATGCCGGCCACAGCCCGCCGCCAGCGCCCCGCGGCACCGGAATCCGGCCGTCGTCGCGACGCCGCACCTTCTTCGTCGTCCGTCCTGCCCTTCGTCGTGCTGGCTGCCGGCTACGCAGCGCTGGTCGGCTATGGCATCTGGGTGTCGCGCATTCCAGCGATCGCCGTGGGCGGGCTGTTGCTGCTCAGCCTTCTCACCTTCTTCGTCTACGGCTTCGACAAGCACGCAGCCGAGACCGGGCGCTGGCGCACACAGGAAAGCACCCTGCACCTGCTCGCGCTGATCGGCGGCTGGCCGGGGGCCTGGTGCGCGCAGCGCCTGTTCCGCCACAAGGTGCGCAAGGCGAGCTTCATGACGGTCTACTGGGCGACGGCGCTGGCACACATCGCCGCCGTCGCGGCCTGGGTCGGCCGGTTTCTACCGACCGCCCTCATGGCGCTTTGA
- a CDS encoding nitroreductase has protein sequence MHLHDAIASRRSVRAFLPDPVPADTVRRVLERAARAPSGGNLQPWHVDVLAGEPLAALKARMQALLAAGTQETPAYAVYPPDLPSPWRERRFRIGEQMYARLGIPREDKAARRRWFARNFAFFDAPMALFCSVDRVMGPPQWADLGMYLQTVMLLLRAEGLDSCAQECWAMYPETVGQAIALPPGRMLFSGMAIGVADTAHPLNGLASERAPLEETVRLHGV, from the coding sequence ATGCATCTCCACGACGCCATCGCCTCCCGCCGCTCGGTCCGCGCCTTTCTCCCCGACCCGGTGCCGGCCGACACCGTCCGCCGCGTGCTCGAACGCGCCGCGCGCGCACCCTCCGGCGGCAACCTGCAGCCCTGGCACGTGGATGTGCTCGCCGGTGAACCGCTGGCCGCGCTCAAGGCCCGCATGCAGGCGCTGCTCGCGGCGGGCACGCAGGAGACGCCCGCCTATGCGGTCTACCCGCCCGATCTGCCGTCGCCCTGGCGCGAGCGCCGCTTCCGGATCGGCGAGCAGATGTACGCGCGGCTCGGCATCCCGCGCGAGGACAAGGCGGCGCGGCGCCGCTGGTTCGCGCGCAACTTCGCCTTCTTCGACGCGCCAATGGCGCTGTTCTGTTCGGTCGATCGCGTCATGGGCCCGCCGCAATGGGCGGACCTCGGCATGTACCTGCAGACCGTGATGCTGCTGCTGCGCGCCGAGGGGCTCGACAGCTGCGCGCAGGAATGCTGGGCGATGTACCCCGAGACGGTCGGCCAGGCGATCGCCCTGCCGCCCGGGCGCATGCTCTTCTCGGGCATGGCGATCGGCGTCGCGGATACGGCGCATCCATTGAATGGCCTGGCGAGCGAGCGCGCCCCGCTCGAGGAAACGGTGCGCTTGCATGGCGTCTGA
- a CDS encoding energy transducer TonB: MKTQHIKGFAIAALLCCMLGMEGCATGGGGESDAWPAKVVSANQLRPAEPLQLKMPRRNMNDPMPSGTAVLRLHVDERGIVRKTLLVSSSGDAVLDSAAARALVGAKFVPYREAGEAVAVTTLMPMGVKASAQCRGLSPLDC, encoded by the coding sequence ATGAAAACTCAGCACATAAAAGGTTTTGCTATCGCCGCTCTTCTCTGCTGCATGCTCGGCATGGAAGGTTGCGCGACTGGCGGTGGCGGTGAGTCGGACGCTTGGCCGGCCAAAGTCGTATCTGCAAACCAGTTACGACCGGCCGAACCGCTGCAGCTGAAGATGCCCCGGCGAAACATGAACGACCCAATGCCCAGCGGTACTGCCGTTCTTCGGTTACATGTGGACGAACGCGGCATCGTGCGCAAGACTCTGCTTGTCAGTAGCAGTGGAGACGCCGTCTTAGATAGCGCAGCAGCGCGAGCACTTGTCGGTGCCAAGTTCGTTCCGTACCGTGAAGCGGGAGAGGCAGTGGCCGTGACCACACTGATGCCGATGGGCGTCAAGGCTTCTGCGCAGTGCCGTGGATTGAGCCCTTTGGATTGCTGA
- a CDS encoding CaiB/BaiF CoA-transferase family protein: protein MTTPSLAPLAGTRVLSLALNLPGPAALMRCRAMGAECVKFEPPAAPGRSADPMSLYAPVAYAQMHEGIAHVQGDLKTAEGRARLDAELARTDVLITSFRPSALDKLGLGWEALHARHPRLSMVAIVGAPGDRAEEPGHDLTYLAESGLVTDCTLPPTLYADMAGSLMASEAVLQALLHRGMYGSGTRIEVALSAAAHYLALPRQWGLTTPGGSVGGAHAGYRVYPCRDGRVALAALEPHFAQRLCAAVGLGAEAGNAMFRSSTHAAIAAFVQGRDCDEIEALARQHDLPLHVLRYEAEPG, encoded by the coding sequence GTGACCACGCCTTCCCTCGCACCCCTTGCCGGCACCCGCGTGCTGAGCCTCGCGCTCAACCTGCCCGGCCCCGCAGCGCTGATGCGCTGCCGCGCCATGGGCGCCGAATGCGTCAAGTTCGAGCCGCCTGCAGCGCCCGGGCGTTCGGCCGACCCGATGAGCCTTTACGCACCCGTCGCCTATGCCCAGATGCACGAAGGCATCGCGCACGTTCAGGGCGACCTCAAGACCGCAGAAGGTCGTGCCCGGCTCGACGCCGAGCTCGCACGGACCGACGTGCTGATCACCTCCTTCCGGCCCTCTGCGCTCGACAAGCTCGGGCTCGGCTGGGAGGCGCTGCACGCCCGCCATCCGCGCCTGTCGATGGTCGCCATCGTCGGCGCCCCGGGCGACCGCGCCGAAGAGCCCGGCCACGACCTGACCTACCTGGCCGAGAGCGGCCTGGTCACCGATTGCACGCTGCCGCCCACGCTCTACGCCGACATGGCGGGGTCGCTGATGGCGAGCGAGGCCGTGCTGCAGGCGTTGCTGCACCGCGGCATGTACGGCAGCGGCACCCGCATCGAGGTGGCGCTGTCGGCCGCCGCGCACTACCTCGCGCTGCCGCGCCAATGGGGACTCACCACGCCCGGTGGTTCGGTCGGCGGCGCGCATGCGGGCTACCGCGTGTATCCCTGCCGTGACGGGCGCGTTGCCCTCGCCGCGCTCGAGCCGCACTTCGCGCAGCGCCTGTGCGCGGCCGTGGGCCTGGGCGCCGAGGCGGGCAACGCCATGTTCCGGTCGTCCACGCATGCCGCGATCGCGGCCTTCGTGCAAGGGCGGGACTGCGACGAGATCGAAGCGCTCGCCAGGCAGCACGACCTGCCGCTGCACGTGCTGCGCTACGAGGCCGAACCGGGGTAA
- a CDS encoding LysR family transcriptional regulator: protein MNWDDTRIFLAVQRERTLRRAAKTLDLDQATVGRRIAALELALGAKLFLRASDGYALTSAGETALKSAEKMEQFANDLVRQSQGVDNRLAGEVRVTTTDSIAVEFLIPAIGRLHAVHPEVKVMLNTTTQLLSLAKREADVAVRTAKPENPDLIARRLARWPIGLFASKAYLKRHGEPVAGTAFAGHDLVVYQPHLSANRAHTLVGEPLQGGRMVSGVYSSLMLRAMIKAGIGMGELPLPFGERDGLVRVWPERSTAVPYDVWLVTHQDLRHTARIRALIDEIVAAFRQNA from the coding sequence ATGAACTGGGACGACACCCGCATCTTTCTGGCGGTCCAACGCGAACGCACGCTGCGGCGCGCCGCCAAGACGCTGGACCTCGACCAGGCCACGGTGGGCCGCCGCATCGCCGCGCTGGAGCTGGCGCTGGGCGCCAAGCTCTTCCTGCGCGCCTCGGACGGCTATGCACTCACGTCCGCCGGCGAAACCGCGCTGAAGTCGGCCGAGAAGATGGAGCAGTTCGCCAACGACCTGGTGCGCCAGTCGCAGGGTGTCGACAACCGGCTCGCCGGCGAGGTGCGCGTGACCACCACCGACTCGATCGCCGTCGAGTTCCTCATCCCCGCCATCGGCCGCCTGCACGCAGTGCACCCCGAGGTGAAGGTGATGCTGAACACGACGACGCAGCTGCTGAGCCTGGCCAAGCGCGAGGCCGACGTCGCGGTGCGCACCGCGAAGCCGGAGAACCCCGACCTGATCGCGCGCCGCCTGGCGCGCTGGCCCATCGGCCTGTTCGCGTCCAAGGCCTACCTGAAGCGGCACGGCGAGCCGGTGGCGGGCACCGCCTTCGCCGGCCACGACCTCGTGGTCTACCAGCCGCACCTGAGCGCCAACCGGGCGCACACGCTGGTCGGAGAACCGCTGCAGGGCGGGCGCATGGTGTCGGGCGTCTATTCGAGCCTGATGCTGCGCGCGATGATCAAGGCCGGCATCGGCATGGGCGAGCTGCCGCTGCCGTTCGGCGAGCGGGACGGCCTCGTGCGCGTGTGGCCCGAGCGCAGCACCGCCGTGCCCTACGACGTGTGGCTCGTCACCCACCAGGACCTGCGGCACACGGCGCGCATCCGGGCGCTGATCGACGAGATCGTGGCCGCCTTCAGGCAGAACGCGTGA